Proteins from one Mycobacterium sp. SMC-2 genomic window:
- a CDS encoding MFS transporter, translated as MASSPGRRPRNGAANQHPGMANYPADDADYRRARRPPPMPSANRYLPPIGHRSEPEPDDSAPPRGAPGGERITVTRAAAQRSREMGSRMYWMVQRAATADGADKSGLTALTWPVMANFAVDAAMAVALANTLFFAAATGESKGRVALYLLITIAPFAVVAPLIGPALDRLQHGRRVALAGSFVLRTALALVLIMNYDGATGSYPSWVLYPCALAMMVFSKSFSVLRSAVTPRVMPPTIDLVRVNSRLTVFGLLGGTIAGGAVAAGVEFVCTHLFKLPGALFVVIAVTVAGASLSMRIPRWVEVTAGEVPATLSYRQDSEPQRRNWHKEVKKVGGTLRQPLGRNIITSLWGNCTIKVMVGFLFLYPAFVAKAHEANGWVQLGMLGMIGAAAGIGNFAGNFAAARLRLGRPAVLVVRCTLAVSAVALAASVAGTLVAAVIATLVTSGSSAIAKASLDASLQHDLPEESRASGFGRSESTLQLAWVLGGAVGVLVYTELWVGFTAVTALLILGLAQTLVSYQGNSLIPGLGGNRPVMVEQEGVRRGSAAVVPE; from the coding sequence GTGGCCTCTTCCCCGGGTCGCCGGCCCCGCAACGGAGCTGCCAATCAGCATCCGGGCATGGCCAATTACCCCGCTGACGATGCTGACTATCGCCGGGCGCGCCGGCCACCGCCGATGCCCAGCGCCAATCGCTATCTACCGCCCATCGGCCACCGCTCGGAGCCGGAACCAGACGACAGTGCACCCCCACGCGGGGCCCCTGGGGGCGAACGGATCACCGTCACCCGCGCCGCCGCGCAGCGAAGCCGCGAGATGGGTTCGCGGATGTACTGGATGGTGCAGCGCGCCGCCACCGCCGACGGCGCCGACAAATCCGGTCTGACCGCGCTGACGTGGCCGGTGATGGCCAACTTCGCGGTGGACGCCGCGATGGCGGTGGCGCTGGCCAACACCCTGTTCTTCGCGGCGGCCACCGGGGAGAGCAAGGGCCGGGTCGCGTTGTACCTGCTGATCACCATCGCGCCGTTCGCGGTCGTCGCGCCCCTCATCGGCCCGGCACTGGACCGGTTGCAGCACGGCCGACGGGTCGCACTCGCCGGGTCGTTCGTCTTGCGCACGGCATTGGCGTTGGTGCTGATCATGAATTACGACGGCGCCACCGGAAGCTACCCGTCCTGGGTGCTCTATCCGTGCGCGCTGGCCATGATGGTGTTCTCCAAGTCCTTCAGCGTGCTGCGCAGCGCCGTGACCCCGCGGGTCATGCCGCCGACCATCGACCTGGTGCGGGTGAACTCCCGGCTGACCGTGTTCGGTCTGCTCGGCGGCACCATCGCCGGCGGGGCCGTCGCGGCCGGTGTCGAGTTCGTCTGCACCCACCTGTTCAAGTTGCCCGGCGCGTTGTTCGTCGTCATCGCGGTCACGGTCGCCGGCGCATCGCTGTCGATGCGGATCCCACGCTGGGTCGAGGTGACGGCCGGCGAGGTGCCCGCCACCTTGAGCTACCGCCAGGACAGCGAACCGCAGCGCCGCAATTGGCACAAAGAGGTCAAGAAGGTCGGCGGAACGCTGCGACAACCGCTGGGCCGCAACATCATCACGTCGTTGTGGGGCAACTGCACCATCAAGGTGATGGTCGGCTTCCTGTTCTTGTACCCCGCGTTCGTCGCCAAGGCGCACGAAGCCAACGGCTGGGTTCAGCTGGGCATGCTCGGGATGATCGGCGCGGCGGCCGGCATCGGCAACTTCGCCGGCAACTTCGCCGCCGCACGCCTGCGGCTGGGCCGGCCGGCCGTCCTGGTGGTGCGCTGCACGCTGGCGGTCTCGGCGGTCGCGCTGGCGGCGTCGGTGGCGGGCACCCTCGTGGCGGCCGTGATTGCCACCCTCGTCACGTCGGGCTCCAGCGCGATCGCGAAGGCGTCGCTGGACGCCTCGTTGCAGCACGACCTGCCTGAGGAGTCGCGGGCGTCGGGCTTCGGGCGCTCGGAGTCGACGCTGCAGCTGGCCTGGGTGCTGGGCGGCGCCGTAGGCGTGTTGGTCTACACCGAACTCTGGGTCGGCTTCACCGCGGTCACGGCGCTACTCATCCTCGGGTTGGCGCAGACGCTTGTGAGCTATCAAGGGAATTCGCTGATTCCCGGCCTCGGAGGTAACCGGCCCGTCATGGTCGAGCAGGAGGGCGTGCGCCGCGGCAGCGCCGCGGTGGTGCCCGAGTGA
- a CDS encoding DUF2771 domain-containing protein produces the protein MKRGVVVLLAGLMALACVAVGVGTWLLVRPSGPQRPEISAYSHGHLTRVGPYLYCNVLNLADCDTPQAQGELKVSERYPVQLSVPDAISRAPWRLLQVYEDPTNTTSTIFRPGTRFAVTIPPVDPQRGRLVGIVVQLLTLVMDPGGELRDVPHAEWSVRLTY, from the coding sequence GTGAAACGCGGTGTGGTCGTGCTCCTTGCCGGCCTGATGGCTCTGGCGTGCGTGGCCGTTGGGGTCGGCACCTGGCTGCTGGTACGCCCGTCCGGTCCCCAGCGCCCGGAGATCAGCGCGTATTCGCACGGCCACCTCACGAGGGTGGGGCCGTACCTGTACTGCAACGTGCTCAACCTCGCCGACTGCGACACGCCCCAAGCACAGGGCGAGCTGAAGGTCAGCGAGCGCTATCCGGTCCAGCTCTCGGTGCCCGACGCGATATCCCGGGCGCCATGGCGGCTGCTGCAGGTGTACGAGGACCCGACGAACACCACCAGCACCATCTTTCGGCCGGGCACGCGGTTCGCGGTCACCATCCCCCCGGTCGACCCACAGCGCGGGCGCCTGGTCGGGATAGTCGTGCAATTGCTGACGCTCGTCATGGATCCCGGCGGCGAGTTGCGCGATGTCCCGCACGCGGAATGGTCGGTGCGCCTTACCTATTGA
- a CDS encoding endonuclease domain-containing protein translates to MGNLGWPFRGTEALAAGIVTPHQLRTNFEMVHRNVYIPRGQKLTPVTRAVAAWLWSGRTATVAGLSAAALHRTAWIDDWLPAELNRTSRDKARDIVLHSDTLADDETCVRDGICLTTPARTAFDLGRRKGLTAAVIRLDALMRATEVKTADVELLVERHRGARGLVQLRRALLLADAGAESPWESRTRLVLVGGGLPRPQTQIEVLNEWGAVIARVDMGWEDCKVGLEFDGAQHWTDPVQRTRDIDRLAELEALGWTVVRVSADVLRHRPDVVVARARRALLAAGYRL, encoded by the coding sequence ATGGGAAACCTGGGGTGGCCATTCAGAGGAACCGAAGCGCTGGCAGCCGGCATTGTCACGCCGCACCAATTGCGAACCAACTTCGAGATGGTCCACCGCAATGTGTACATCCCCCGCGGCCAGAAGTTGACGCCCGTGACCCGGGCGGTGGCGGCCTGGCTGTGGTCGGGCCGGACCGCGACCGTGGCGGGCCTATCCGCGGCGGCGCTACATCGCACGGCATGGATCGACGATTGGTTGCCGGCCGAGCTCAACCGGACCAGCCGCGATAAGGCGCGTGACATTGTTCTCCACAGCGACACTTTGGCCGACGACGAAACGTGCGTCCGAGATGGAATTTGCCTTACCACGCCGGCTCGCACGGCGTTCGACTTAGGACGACGAAAAGGCCTGACCGCGGCGGTGATTCGGTTGGACGCGCTTATGCGTGCCACCGAGGTGAAGACGGCTGACGTCGAGCTGCTGGTCGAACGTCATCGCGGGGCGCGCGGTTTGGTGCAGTTGCGACGGGCGTTGCTCCTGGCCGACGCAGGCGCCGAATCGCCGTGGGAATCCAGAACTCGTCTTGTGCTTGTCGGCGGCGGCTTACCACGGCCACAGACCCAGATCGAAGTACTCAACGAGTGGGGCGCAGTGATTGCGCGCGTAGATATGGGCTGGGAAGACTGCAAGGTCGGTCTGGAATTCGACGGCGCGCAACACTGGACGGACCCCGTCCAGCGAACCCGAGACATCGATCGGCTGGCCGAACTCGAGGCGCTAGGGTGGACGGTTGTCCGGGTCAGCGCCGACGTGCTGCGGCACCGGCCCGACGTCGTGGTGGCACGCGCCCGAAGGGCACTGCTCGCCGCCGGCTACCGGCTTTGA
- a CDS encoding glutathione S-transferase family protein, with amino-acid sequence MATYVAGTGEFTRDTNYITTRVTADGRDGYPVEPGRYRLIVARACPWANRAIIVRRLLGLERVLSIGFCGPTHGERSWTFDLDPGGVDPVLKIPRLQDAYFKRYPDYPKGITVPAIVDVPSGAVVTNDFAQMTLDFSTEWTAHHREGAPELYPERLRAEIDEVNKRVYTEINNGVYRCGFAGSQQAYEAAYDRLFAALDWVSDRLANQRYLVGDTITEADVRLFTTLARFDPVYHGHFKCNRSKLSEIPVLWAYARDLFQTPGFGDTVDFVQIKQHYYIVHADINPTGIVPKGPDLAGWLSPHGREALGGRPFGGGTPPGPPVEGERVPDGHGAQRSVPNFARERRLVGRNGPNLPR; translated from the coding sequence ATGGCCACCTACGTCGCCGGGACGGGTGAATTCACCCGCGACACCAACTACATCACCACCCGCGTCACCGCCGACGGGCGCGACGGCTACCCGGTGGAGCCCGGCAGGTACCGGCTCATCGTCGCCCGCGCATGTCCGTGGGCTAACCGCGCCATCATCGTGCGGCGGTTGCTGGGCCTGGAACGCGTTCTCTCCATTGGGTTTTGCGGGCCCACCCACGGCGAACGCAGCTGGACGTTCGATCTCGATCCCGGGGGCGTCGACCCCGTGCTGAAGATCCCGCGGCTACAAGATGCCTATTTCAAGCGCTATCCCGACTATCCGAAAGGCATCACGGTTCCCGCGATCGTCGATGTCCCGTCCGGTGCTGTGGTGACGAATGATTTCGCGCAGATGACCCTGGACTTCTCGACGGAATGGACCGCTCACCACCGCGAGGGTGCCCCGGAGCTGTACCCGGAGCGGTTGCGCGCCGAGATCGACGAGGTGAACAAGCGGGTCTACACCGAGATCAACAACGGTGTGTACCGCTGTGGCTTCGCCGGCTCACAGCAGGCCTACGAGGCGGCCTACGACCGGCTGTTCGCCGCGTTGGACTGGGTGAGCGACCGCCTGGCCAACCAGCGATACCTGGTGGGCGACACCATAACTGAGGCCGACGTGCGGCTGTTCACCACACTGGCCCGCTTCGACCCCGTCTACCACGGTCACTTCAAGTGCAACCGAAGCAAATTGAGCGAGATACCAGTGTTGTGGGCGTACGCGCGTGACCTGTTCCAGACACCCGGGTTCGGCGACACCGTCGACTTCGTGCAGATCAAGCAGCACTACTACATCGTGCACGCCGACATCAACCCCACCGGCATCGTGCCCAAGGGGCCGGACCTCGCGGGCTGGCTGTCGCCGCATGGTCGGGAGGCCTTGGGCGGCAGGCCCTTCGGCGGCGGAACTCCTCCGGGGCCACCGGTCGAGGGGGAGCGGGTGCCCGACGGGCACGGCGCCCAGCGCAGCGTGCCGAACTTTGCCCGCGAGCGTCGACTTGTCGGGCGGAATGGCCCGAATCTGCCACGATAA
- a CDS encoding acyl-CoA dehydrogenase family protein yields MAQQAHVTEEQARALAEESRETGWDKPSFAKELFLGRFPLELIHPFPKPSDADEARTRAFLDKLRDFLDGVDGSVIERDAQIPDEYVKGLAELGCFGMKIPSEYGGLNMSQVAYNRALMMVSSVHPSLGALLSAHQSIGVPEPLKLAGTPEQKKKFLPRCAAGAISAFLLTEPDVGSDPARLASTATPVEDGTAYELDGVKLWTTNGVVAELLVVMARVPRSDGHRGGISAFVVEADSPGITVERRNKFMGLRGIENGVTRLHRVRVPGENLIGREGDGLKIALTTLNAGRLSIPANAAGSSKWGLKVARDWSRERVQWGKPLAEHEAVARKISFIAATNYALDAVLELSGQMADEGRNDIRIEAALAKLWSSEMACIIADEVMQIRGGRGYETAESLAARGERAVPVEQVLRDLRINRIFEGSSEIMRLLIAREAVDAHLSAAGDLAKPDAGLRQKAAAAVGASGFYAKWLPQLVFGEGQRPRAYSEFGPLASHLRFVERSSRKLARNTFYGMARWQAKLEQRQGFLGRIVDIGAELFAMSAACVRAEAQRAADPAAGRQAYELADTFCRQATLRVEALFDALWTNTDGWDVRLTREVVRGRYVWLEDGIIDQSEGTGPWIAHWEQGASTETNLARRFLSS; encoded by the coding sequence ATGGCACAGCAAGCGCACGTCACCGAGGAGCAAGCCAGGGCACTGGCCGAGGAGTCTCGCGAAACCGGTTGGGACAAACCATCCTTCGCGAAGGAACTGTTCCTCGGTCGTTTCCCGCTCGAGCTAATCCACCCGTTTCCCAAACCGTCCGACGCCGACGAGGCGCGCACACGCGCGTTTCTGGACAAATTGCGCGACTTCCTTGACGGCGTTGATGGCAGCGTCATCGAACGCGACGCGCAAATTCCCGACGAGTATGTGAAGGGTCTAGCCGAACTGGGCTGTTTCGGCATGAAAATTCCGTCGGAATACGGCGGCCTGAACATGTCGCAAGTGGCCTACAACCGGGCGCTGATGATGGTTTCCTCCGTTCATCCCAGCCTCGGTGCGCTGTTGTCGGCCCATCAGTCGATCGGGGTGCCGGAGCCGCTCAAACTCGCCGGCACCCCGGAGCAGAAGAAGAAGTTCTTGCCCCGGTGTGCCGCGGGCGCCATATCGGCGTTTCTGTTGACCGAACCGGACGTGGGCTCCGATCCGGCCCGGCTGGCCTCCACGGCAACACCCGTCGAAGACGGGACGGCCTACGAGCTCGACGGCGTGAAGTTGTGGACCACCAACGGCGTGGTCGCCGAACTGCTGGTCGTCATGGCTCGGGTGCCCCGCAGTGATGGGCACCGTGGGGGCATCAGCGCTTTCGTCGTCGAGGCCGACTCACCCGGGATCACCGTGGAGCGGCGCAACAAGTTCATGGGGTTGCGCGGCATCGAGAACGGGGTGACCAGGCTGCACCGCGTTCGGGTGCCCGGCGAAAACCTGATCGGCCGCGAGGGCGACGGTTTGAAGATCGCGCTGACCACGCTTAACGCCGGGCGGCTGTCGATTCCCGCGAACGCGGCGGGTTCGTCGAAGTGGGGCTTGAAGGTGGCGCGCGACTGGTCCAGGGAGCGTGTGCAATGGGGCAAGCCGCTGGCCGAGCACGAAGCGGTGGCCCGCAAGATCTCGTTCATCGCGGCGACCAACTACGCGCTCGACGCGGTGCTCGAGCTGTCCGGCCAGATGGCCGACGAAGGGCGCAACGACATCCGGATCGAGGCGGCGTTGGCCAAGCTGTGGTCCAGCGAGATGGCGTGCATCATTGCCGACGAGGTCATGCAGATCCGCGGTGGCCGGGGCTATGAGACGGCGGAGTCGCTGGCCGCGCGCGGCGAACGCGCGGTGCCGGTCGAACAGGTATTGCGGGACTTGCGGATCAACCGCATCTTCGAAGGATCCAGCGAGATCATGAGGCTGCTCATCGCCCGGGAGGCGGTCGATGCCCACCTGTCCGCGGCCGGTGACCTCGCGAAGCCCGACGCTGGTTTGCGGCAGAAGGCCGCGGCGGCGGTCGGCGCCAGCGGGTTCTATGCAAAGTGGTTGCCCCAGCTCGTTTTTGGAGAAGGCCAGCGACCCAGGGCATACAGCGAATTCGGACCGCTGGCGTCGCATCTGCGTTTCGTCGAGCGCTCCAGCCGCAAGCTGGCCCGCAACACCTTCTACGGGATGGCGCGCTGGCAGGCCAAATTGGAGCAGCGCCAGGGGTTCCTCGGGCGCATCGTCGACATCGGCGCCGAGCTGTTCGCGATGTCCGCGGCCTGCGTGCGGGCCGAGGCCCAGCGCGCCGCGGACCCGGCGGCCGGTCGACAGGCCTACGAGTTGGCCGATACGTTTTGCCGGCAGGCCACCTTGCGGGTCGAGGCGTTGTTCGATGCGTTGTGGACCAATACCGACGGCTGGGATGTCCGGCTGACCCGGGAGGTGGTGCGAGGCCGTTACGTCTGGCTCGAAGACGGCATCATCGACCAGTCGGAGGGCACCGGCCCGTGGATCGCCCACTGGGAGCAGGGCGCATCAACCGAGACGAATCTGGCTCGGCGATTCCTGAGTTCTTGA
- a CDS encoding cold-shock protein yields the protein MPTGKVKWYDADKGFGFLSQEDGEDVYVRSSALPAGVEGLKAGQRVEFGIASGRRGPQALSLKLIEPPPSLTKPRREVPAEHKHSPDELHGMVEDMITLLESAVQPELRKGRYPDRKTARRVSEVVRAVARELDA from the coding sequence GTGCCGACCGGCAAGGTTAAGTGGTACGACGCCGACAAGGGGTTTGGCTTCCTGTCGCAAGAGGACGGCGAAGACGTGTACGTCCGCTCGTCGGCGTTGCCCGCTGGGGTCGAGGGACTCAAAGCGGGCCAGCGCGTGGAGTTCGGCATCGCCTCCGGGCGGCGCGGGCCTCAGGCGCTGAGCCTCAAACTGATTGAGCCGCCGCCCAGCCTCACCAAGCCGCGCCGCGAGGTTCCCGCCGAGCACAAGCACAGCCCGGACGAACTGCACGGCATGGTCGAGGACATGATCACGCTGCTGGAGAGCGCCGTGCAGCCCGAGCTGCGCAAGGGACGCTACCCGGACCGCAAGACGGCTCGGCGGGTTTCCGAGGTGGTCCGGGCGGTCGCCCGGGAGCTAGACGCCTAG
- a CDS encoding YccF domain-containing protein, which yields MRLILNIIWLVFGGLWMAVGYLVAALLSFVLIVTIPFGFASLRIASYALWPFGRTIVDKPTAGTAALIGNVIWVLLFGIWLAIGHLASALAMAITIVGIPLALANLKLIPVSLMPLGKEIVPVSSPSHYSPVGA from the coding sequence ATGCGCCTGATCCTGAACATCATCTGGCTCGTGTTCGGCGGCCTATGGATGGCCGTCGGATACCTCGTCGCGGCGCTCCTCAGCTTCGTGCTGATCGTCACCATCCCCTTTGGTTTCGCGTCGCTGCGCATCGCCTCCTACGCGTTGTGGCCGTTCGGCCGCACGATCGTCGACAAGCCGACCGCCGGGACGGCGGCCCTCATCGGAAACGTCATCTGGGTGCTGTTGTTCGGGATTTGGCTGGCGATCGGTCACTTGGCCAGTGCGCTGGCGATGGCGATCACCATCGTCGGCATTCCGCTGGCGCTGGCCAACCTCAAGCTGATCCCCGTGTCGTTGATGCCGCTGGGCAAGGAGATCGTGCCGGTCAGTTCACCGTCCCACTATTCGCCGGTGGGCGCATGA
- the moaA gene encoding GTP 3',8-cyclase MoaA — MTLTALGVPTVPGRTDGAAARNAPGTGPLVDTYGRVATDLRVSLTDRCNLRCTYCMPAEGLDWLPGEQLLRPDELARLMHIAVTRLGITSVRFTGGEPLLARHLEEVVAAAAALRPRPEISLTTNGIGLARRAAALARAGLDRVNVSMDSVDRDHFAAITRRDRLDDVLAGLAAAHDAGLTPVKVNAVLDPTTGREDVVELLRFCLERGHQLRVIEQMPLDAGHQWRRGVALSADDVLETLRPHFRLRPDPAPRGSAPAELWLVDTGPGTPSGKFGVIASVSHAFCSACDRTRLTADGQVRSCLFSAEETDLRTLLRTGASDDAIETAWRVAMWGKPAGHGINDPNFIQPDRPMSAIGG; from the coding sequence ATGACGCTGACCGCGCTGGGTGTGCCGACGGTGCCGGGCCGCACCGACGGCGCCGCCGCGCGGAACGCCCCGGGCACCGGCCCGTTGGTGGACACCTACGGGCGGGTCGCCACCGACCTGCGGGTCTCGCTGACCGACCGCTGCAACCTGCGGTGCACTTACTGCATGCCGGCCGAGGGGCTGGACTGGCTGCCCGGCGAGCAACTGCTGCGCCCCGACGAGCTGGCACGGCTGATGCACATCGCCGTCACCAGGTTGGGTATCACCAGCGTGCGCTTCACCGGTGGCGAGCCCCTGTTGGCGCGACACCTCGAAGAGGTGGTCGCGGCGGCGGCGGCCCTGCGGCCGCGCCCGGAGATCTCCCTGACCACCAATGGCATCGGACTGGCGCGCCGCGCCGCGGCGCTCGCCCGGGCGGGCCTGGACCGGGTCAATGTGTCCATGGACAGCGTGGACCGTGACCACTTCGCGGCGATCACTCGCCGGGACCGGCTCGACGACGTGCTCGCCGGCTTGGCCGCCGCCCACGACGCGGGCCTGACACCGGTCAAGGTGAACGCCGTGCTCGACCCCACCACCGGCCGCGAGGACGTCGTCGAGCTGCTGCGGTTCTGTCTTGAGCGCGGCCACCAATTGCGCGTCATCGAGCAGATGCCGCTGGATGCGGGGCACCAATGGCGCCGGGGCGTCGCGCTGAGCGCCGACGATGTGCTCGAGACGCTGCGCCCACACTTCCGGCTACGCCCGGACCCGGCGCCGCGCGGATCGGCGCCCGCCGAACTCTGGCTCGTCGACACGGGCCCGGGTACGCCGAGCGGGAAGTTCGGCGTCATCGCGTCGGTCTCGCACGCTTTCTGCTCGGCCTGTGATCGCACCCGCCTGACCGCCGATGGCCAAGTCCGCAGCTGCTTGTTTTCCGCGGAGGAAACCGACTTGCGGACCCTGCTGCGTACCGGCGCGTCCGACGACGCGATCGAGACCGCCTGGCGCGTCGCGATGTGGGGCAAGCCGGCGGGTCACGGCATCAACGACCCGAACTTCATCCAGCCCGACCGTCCGATGAGCGCGATCGGTGGCTAG
- a CDS encoding MoaD/ThiS family protein, with protein MGQASVQQDGIQVTVRYFAAARAAAGAESETVVVRPGTTVADLVERLATRGSRLATVLSRCSYLCDGVAVRDETAPLHAGNTIDVLPPFAGG; from the coding sequence ATGGGTCAAGCCTCCGTCCAGCAAGACGGGATTCAGGTGACGGTGCGCTATTTCGCGGCCGCACGGGCGGCGGCCGGAGCCGAGTCGGAGACGGTGGTGGTGCGGCCCGGGACCACGGTGGCCGATCTGGTCGAGCGCCTCGCCACGCGCGGCTCTCGACTCGCCACGGTGTTGAGCAGGTGCTCCTACCTCTGTGACGGGGTCGCGGTCCGCGACGAAACCGCACCGTTGCACGCCGGCAACACGATCGACGTTCTGCCGCCCTTCGCCGGCGGCTGA